One genomic window of Pseudomonadota bacterium includes the following:
- a CDS encoding PEGA domain-containing protein: MFANLLASRLLHTRLRARAVAALVFAAALTATPAATAQAPSGAAQTTSLRDQARAAYSRGQQEFEAGRYVEAKTAFEAAFTAIPNPVVLLSIAETQERMEQYADALATLERYLRLRPDAPDSQTVDERIRMLKLKPATVRVATEPSGATVIVDGSDTNMRTPAAIELLAGEHQLLFNLPGYHQGHATVSLAPGDGQDISLQLQSEAPPPSPDDVFGGQAPPPLEPAGVVESDLGAEAQAGAASSCCTGVWIASGVGAAALVTGSVLGLLALDASNDFEDIPTDATADRGERLALFADVAFGVGAMSLITAVVLYATDSQGEESESERGLSLGLGPGPGSAGLSARLRF, encoded by the coding sequence GTGTTTGCAAATCTGTTGGCTTCGAGGCTTCTTCATACGCGCCTTCGCGCGCGCGCAGTGGCGGCGCTGGTGTTCGCCGCTGCTCTCACCGCGACTCCAGCCGCAACGGCCCAGGCGCCGTCAGGCGCGGCGCAGACCACGTCGCTCCGGGATCAAGCGCGGGCGGCCTACTCCCGTGGACAGCAGGAGTTCGAGGCCGGTCGCTACGTGGAGGCCAAGACGGCCTTCGAAGCGGCCTTTACGGCGATTCCCAATCCCGTGGTCCTGCTCAGCATTGCCGAAACCCAGGAACGGATGGAGCAGTATGCGGACGCGCTGGCGACCCTGGAGCGCTATCTCAGGCTTCGACCCGACGCGCCCGACAGTCAGACGGTCGACGAGCGCATCCGCATGCTCAAGCTGAAGCCCGCCACGGTCCGTGTGGCGACCGAGCCGAGCGGGGCAACCGTGATTGTCGACGGTTCCGACACCAACATGCGCACTCCGGCAGCCATCGAGCTGTTGGCCGGCGAGCACCAGCTGCTGTTCAATCTGCCTGGCTACCACCAAGGGCACGCCACGGTGAGCCTGGCTCCTGGGGACGGCCAGGATATATCATTGCAGCTTCAGAGCGAGGCGCCACCGCCTAGCCCCGACGACGTTTTTGGCGGGCAGGCCCCGCCCCCACTCGAACCCGCGGGCGTCGTCGAGAGCGATCTTGGCGCGGAGGCACAGGCCGGCGCAGCGTCGAGTTGCTGCACCGGGGTATGGATAGCGAGCGGTGTGGGAGCGGCGGCGCTCGTCACAGGCAGCGTGCTCGGCCTGTTGGCACTCGATGCCAGCAACGATTTCGAGGATATCCCAACCGACGCTACGGCCGATCGAGGCGAGCGGCTTGCACTGTTCGCTGACGTGGCCTTCGGAGTGGGCGCCATGTCGCTGATCACGGCGGTGGTGCTTTACGCGACCGACTCCCAGGGCGAGGAGAGCGAAAGCGAACGAGGCCTCTCGCTCGGGCTGGGTCCCGGACCGGGGTCGGCTGGATTGTCCGCCCGCCTCAGGTTCTAG
- a CDS encoding SRPBCC family protein → MRCLLILTGLLVLAPAAGASPPVDPAKQRLPGFSRADLTLLAPLLADGPVGLVEFADNALGELPAVNMAVNIDAPADTVVRLISEPQRYPDYLKTVGAVSIAGRHGSSTVYDWAFRVAIFRLTGRNVMHVYAPRKAADGTSYRTTVRSMGGDMGTGRSLFRVWSRPSGDSLLAISMRQDLREANYLTRKLMAASSSINRSANVSLCMSLLLGFKREAERLGGRADPGGAATGQGQHLHKPSVQTATLLPLLFRGDLVWLAPGGEARPQLAVLGLLAHSIAQIRGTLLDANSFGAALMPGSYAKVSKRQDNYTFFDWGVRLPLIGVSGSMRLHDEGDVVAADAMAGAFRGGRWRFSATPLSPNLSAVLSWARFDLRHASWLIDRLVNVDPYLEQGLAAASQVMLVRALRSRMRKQAQATAAAAQRPASR, encoded by the coding sequence ATGCGATGTCTGTTGATCCTCACCGGGTTGCTCGTGCTGGCCCCGGCGGCCGGGGCTTCCCCTCCCGTGGATCCCGCCAAGCAGCGGCTGCCGGGGTTCTCCAGGGCGGACCTGACGCTGCTTGCGCCGCTGCTTGCGGACGGGCCCGTGGGCCTGGTCGAATTCGCCGACAACGCCCTCGGCGAGCTACCGGCGGTCAACATGGCGGTCAACATCGACGCGCCAGCGGACACGGTCGTAAGGCTCATCTCCGAGCCCCAGCGCTACCCCGACTACCTCAAGACCGTGGGAGCTGTCTCGATCGCTGGACGCCACGGCAGCAGCACCGTGTACGACTGGGCCTTTCGTGTGGCCATCTTCAGGCTGACGGGGCGCAACGTCATGCATGTATACGCTCCCCGAAAAGCAGCCGACGGAACAAGCTACCGGACGACTGTGCGCAGCATGGGCGGCGACATGGGAACCGGGCGTTCCCTGTTTCGGGTCTGGTCTCGACCCAGCGGCGATTCGCTGCTGGCCATCTCCATGCGCCAGGATCTCAGGGAGGCCAACTACCTCACGCGCAAGCTCATGGCGGCATCGAGCAGCATCAACCGGTCTGCCAACGTCTCGTTATGCATGTCGTTGCTGCTGGGCTTCAAGCGGGAAGCCGAACGTTTGGGTGGACGGGCAGACCCTGGTGGTGCTGCCACGGGCCAGGGACAGCACCTTCACAAACCCAGCGTGCAGACTGCCACGCTGCTGCCTTTGCTCTTTCGCGGCGACTTGGTGTGGCTCGCGCCCGGCGGCGAGGCGCGACCGCAGCTCGCGGTGCTGGGACTCTTGGCGCATTCGATTGCACAGATTCGAGGAACGCTGCTCGACGCGAACTCCTTCGGCGCCGCGCTGATGCCAGGCAGCTACGCGAAAGTGTCCAAGCGACAGGACAACTACACGTTCTTCGACTGGGGAGTACGGCTGCCCCTGATCGGCGTATCGGGCAGCATGCGCCTGCACGACGAGGGCGACGTGGTGGCCGCGGACGCCATGGCCGGCGCCTTCCGCGGGGGCCGCTGGCGTTTCTCCGCAACGCCTCTGAGCCCCAACCTTAGCGCGGTGCTGAGCTGGGCGCGCTTCGACCTCAGGCACGCAAGCTGGTTGATCGACCGCCTCGTCAATGTGGATCCCTATTTGGAGCAAGGGCTGGCAGCCGCCAGCCAGGTGATGCTCGTACGTGCTTTGCGCAGCAGGATGCGCAAGCAAGCGCAGGCGACTGCAGCCGCAGCACAGCGTCCTGCGTCCCGGTGA
- a CDS encoding helix-turn-helix transcriptional regulator, translating to MRLYLRDPNVAGGETGAQYFRSQEIGGELFDIVFINNGDCLVSVLVPLQTRHTSQLDYFATFGLTKRELEVVDLVIKGKTNSEIARTLCISKATLKTHLNRVYRKIPGNMVVAWRSDAGDGRPRDSHVRLSHKAARSAASSEPPDDDEQTA from the coding sequence ATGCGCCTGTATCTGCGTGATCCCAACGTAGCCGGCGGCGAAACAGGAGCTCAGTACTTCCGGAGCCAGGAAATAGGCGGAGAACTGTTTGATATTGTGTTCATTAACAACGGTGATTGTTTGGTTTCGGTGTTGGTACCGTTGCAGACGCGTCACACAAGCCAGCTCGACTATTTCGCCACCTTTGGCTTGACCAAGAGGGAGCTTGAAGTCGTGGATTTGGTCATCAAAGGAAAGACCAACAGCGAGATAGCCCGAACGCTTTGCATCAGCAAAGCCACCTTGAAGACACACCTGAATCGAGTCTACCGCAAGATCCCCGGAAACATGGTCGTGGCGTGGCGCTCCGACGCGGGTGATGGCCGGCCACGCGATAGTCATGTCCGCCTATCGCACAAAGCCGCGCGCTCCGCTGCGTCTTCGGAGCCGCCTGACGACGACGAGCAGACCGCATAG
- the fsa gene encoding fructose-6-phosphate aldolase produces the protein MKIFIDTADLGEIRDAAAMGLVDGVTTNPSLVAKTGRPLKEVIRGICEVVDGPISAEVLSVQAGQIVDEARTLAAIHPNVVVKVPLIAEGLKAVRTLAAEGIRTNVTLCFSLSQGLLAAKAGATYISPFVGRIDDIGGDGIQLVEQLVSVYRNYDLETQVLVASVRHPLHLVRALQLGAHVATIPHKVIRQLLAHPLTDIGLERFLADASKTPAG, from the coding sequence ATGAAGATATTTATCGACACGGCGGACCTGGGCGAAATTCGCGATGCGGCAGCCATGGGGCTTGTCGACGGGGTCACGACCAACCCGTCCCTCGTGGCCAAGACCGGCCGGCCGCTCAAAGAAGTGATCCGAGGCATCTGCGAGGTGGTGGATGGTCCCATCAGCGCCGAGGTGTTGTCCGTCCAGGCCGGGCAAATCGTAGACGAAGCACGAACATTGGCGGCGATCCACCCCAACGTGGTGGTCAAGGTACCCCTGATCGCCGAGGGCCTGAAGGCGGTGCGCACGCTGGCCGCAGAAGGTATCCGCACCAACGTGACGCTGTGCTTCAGCCTGTCGCAGGGGCTGCTCGCCGCCAAAGCGGGGGCAACCTATATCAGCCCCTTTGTAGGTCGAATAGACGACATCGGCGGTGATGGAATCCAGCTCGTAGAACAGCTGGTGAGCGTCTACCGCAACTACGACCTCGAGACCCAGGTGCTGGTCGCCAGTGTGCGTCACCCCCTGCATCTTGTTCGAGCCCTGCAGTTGGGAGCTCACGTCGCCACGATTCCACACAAGGTGATTCGGCAGTTGCTGGCACATCCCCTGACGGACATCGGGCTCGAGAGGTTTCTGGCGGATGCCTCGAAAACGCCCGCAGGCTGA
- a CDS encoding NAD(+)/NADH kinase, giving the protein MPRKRPQAEAGRFETAAGAGRDDAKSSRASSAKGSGRRTGGGNGGRRPRSAPRVLVIYKKSAYQVYACERKDARMLALLEAGHPAVSRLRSAHEHHVRTMAEAKALLSGFGAKAVFRYRSDAQTADSFDLVATLGGDGTLLWASHFVGPSCPILAINTAPGHSVGFLCAGTREHLHELLSGALTGSLEQTRLTRMQVDIDGRTVCRRVLNDALFSHECPAATTRYLLRLREIEEEHWSSGIWVGPAAGSTAALRAAGGRVLPLSSKRLQFVVREPYDNDGEGYRLTKGLVAPSEELRICSKVRAGRLYLDGPRRVHAIQLGSEISVKRSTEPLILLGYQNRAGASRSRAHAKPRAPQELATEELATPEPE; this is encoded by the coding sequence ATGCCTCGAAAACGCCCGCAGGCTGAAGCCGGCCGGTTCGAGACGGCGGCCGGCGCGGGGCGCGACGACGCGAAGTCGAGCAGAGCAAGCTCCGCGAAGGGTTCGGGCAGACGCACGGGCGGCGGCAACGGTGGCCGACGGCCGCGAAGCGCCCCGCGAGTGCTCGTCATCTACAAGAAGTCCGCCTATCAGGTGTATGCCTGCGAGCGCAAGGATGCGCGCATGCTGGCGCTGCTGGAAGCCGGTCACCCGGCCGTGAGTCGTCTTCGTTCCGCGCATGAACACCACGTGCGCACCATGGCGGAAGCCAAGGCGCTGCTGAGCGGCTTCGGTGCAAAGGCCGTCTTTCGTTATCGCAGCGACGCCCAGACCGCGGACTCGTTCGACTTGGTGGCAACCCTGGGTGGCGATGGCACCCTGTTGTGGGCCTCGCATTTCGTGGGTCCCTCCTGTCCCATCCTAGCCATCAACACCGCGCCTGGACACAGCGTCGGTTTTCTTTGTGCTGGGACGCGGGAGCACCTGCACGAGCTGCTCTCGGGTGCGCTGACCGGCAGTCTCGAGCAGACGCGGCTGACGCGCATGCAGGTCGATATCGACGGGCGCACCGTTTGCAGGCGGGTGCTCAACGATGCACTCTTCAGCCACGAATGCCCAGCCGCGACCACGCGCTACTTGCTCCGGCTGCGCGAGATCGAGGAAGAGCACTGGTCGAGCGGCATCTGGGTCGGACCTGCGGCGGGTTCTACTGCAGCCCTGCGTGCCGCCGGGGGTCGCGTATTGCCCTTGAGCTCGAAGCGCTTGCAGTTCGTAGTGCGCGAACCCTACGACAACGACGGGGAGGGGTACAGGTTGACAAAGGGGCTGGTCGCGCCTTCGGAGGAGCTGCGCATCTGCAGCAAGGTGCGCGCGGGGCGCCTGTATCTCGATGGTCCCCGGCGCGTGCACGCTATTCAGCTTGGATCCGAGATCAGCGTGAAGCGTTCCACCGAGCCGTTGATTCTCTTGGGTTACCAGAACCGTGCCGGGGCCTCTCGTTCAAGAGCCCACGCGAAGCCTCGAGCGCCCCAGGAGCTTGCGACCGAGGAGCTCGCGACCCCCGAGCCCGAATGA
- a CDS encoding ABC transporter permease subunit: MARIVAVAINTFREAVRDRVLHGVLGVALALLLFSLALAEVSLNQQRRVVLDVGLASISLFSVLIAVFLGSSLLYKEIERKTLYVILPKPIERHEFLLGKYLGIVLTAGVFVLIMGAVQLWVTAIQAQASAGPVVVVAVALPGLLAAWMWRAHDRSLVLIPWCAIAFAACAWTAAGAGVGLGPIAAALCLNLAEVSVLTAVALLFSAFSTPFLTALLTFGVWLVGRSADRMVSIKSDVLPAQIKLALRWLAEVVPNFSLFVPGRHTLESHWESGAGPAVYVATSLGYALLYAAIVLLLATAIFARRDLL, from the coding sequence ATGGCCAGGATCGTTGCGGTAGCGATCAACACATTCCGCGAGGCCGTTCGAGACCGGGTGCTGCACGGGGTGCTGGGTGTGGCCTTGGCGCTCTTGCTCTTTTCACTAGCGCTGGCGGAGGTGTCTCTGAACCAGCAGCGTCGCGTGGTGCTTGACGTCGGGCTGGCTTCGATCTCCTTGTTCTCGGTTCTGATTGCCGTCTTTCTGGGTTCATCCCTGCTGTACAAGGAGATCGAGCGCAAGACGCTCTACGTGATCTTGCCCAAACCCATCGAGCGCCACGAATTCCTGCTCGGCAAGTACCTGGGGATCGTGCTGACCGCGGGGGTGTTCGTGCTCATCATGGGAGCCGTTCAACTCTGGGTCACCGCGATCCAGGCGCAGGCTTCGGCGGGGCCTGTCGTTGTGGTTGCGGTCGCCTTGCCAGGGTTGCTTGCTGCCTGGATGTGGCGGGCGCACGATCGCAGCTTGGTCCTTATTCCCTGGTGTGCCATCGCCTTTGCCGCCTGCGCCTGGACCGCTGCCGGAGCAGGGGTAGGGCTCGGGCCGATCGCGGCCGCGCTGTGCCTGAACCTCGCAGAGGTGTCCGTGCTGACCGCCGTTGCGCTGCTCTTTTCGGCGTTTTCCACGCCCTTCCTCACGGCGCTCCTTACATTTGGGGTCTGGCTGGTGGGGCGATCGGCGGATCGCATGGTGTCGATCAAGTCGGATGTGCTGCCGGCCCAGATCAAACTCGCGTTGCGGTGGCTGGCGGAGGTCGTCCCCAACTTCAGCCTGTTCGTGCCGGGACGCCACACGCTCGAGAGCCATTGGGAGTCTGGCGCTGGCCCAGCCGTCTACGTGGCGACCTCGCTGGGCTACGCGCTGCTCTACGCGGCGATCGTGCTGCTGCTGGCAACCGCGATCTTCGCACGGCGAGATTTGCTTTGA